The following coding sequences lie in one Fusarium poae strain DAOMC 252244 chromosome 1, whole genome shotgun sequence genomic window:
- a CDS encoding hypothetical protein (TransMembrane:2 (i87-110o116-134i)) gives MTLPARDDSGVFEEFEIHRRYTNSHLRHYFDFLNRHSSEDRLPGLSDRASKETSKILLLKDISTSAIQELKVLENIIEEIIKKEKPLASLVSPDILSCTVFCLAVAFALPNSPLSVAFKTGTFAGSTFLTIRLIRKYLQRRQLVPLQRVDFICILQDLRLENHPTKVPLQHKVRGLIRAFKNGTIRYRDLDEA, from the exons ATGACTCTACCAGCTCGCGACGACAGTGGTGTCTTTGAAGAATTTGAGATTCACCGTCGGTATACAAACAGTCATCTGAGACACTATTTCGACTTCCTCAACCGGCACTCAAGCGAAGACCGTCTTCCTGGTCTCTCCG ATAGGGCCTCAAAGGAGACATCAAAAATATTGCTATTGAAGGACATCTCTACTAGCGCTATTCAAGAGCTCAAAGTTCTCGAAAATATCATTGaagaaatcatcaagaaagagaaacCTCTTGCGAGTTTAGTGTCTCCAGACATACTTTCATG TACGGTCTTCTGTCTTGCAGTCGCCTTCGCCTTGCCCAATTCACCACTGTCGGTAGCTTTCAAAACAGGGACATTTGCTGGGTCTACGTTTCTGACTATTCGTTTAATCCGAAAGTATCTGCAGCGGAGGCAGCTTGTACCTCTCCAGCGAGTtgattttatatgtatacttcaggacttacgcctcgaaaatcacccaacaaaaGTACCTCTCCAGCACAAGGTTCGAGGACTCATCCG
- a CDS encoding hypothetical protein (SECRETED:SignalP(1-18)), with product MAAKLILTAFIAALGVNGSPCKPNSSASLSPDFTSHAVPTTTTDDDVSNGSGFPTQSFVYEFTSTTLASTLATDETTSVTLEASSSDKSSLETLASETTWDGSSATTIPTSFTTTESIVDESTTLDSAVVTSWSSDSTTSSITSTTTTAEAQIPIGLYNGGFEDDPSPDALPWVIGRSVTIPNDPGNARSGNRYALVKFPITGTGRPIYPLQQTITGLDTTKTYMLTIHWAFTDFGTLSNTACEFWTYFGPLIEYYRFNAAGMPTNEYSRRQYLSRVSDSVRMILYWRCTNSVPTSPWVGAEIRIDDVALVEYDPPCTLVKSPPQGLTCGQIGTFPTSANSYLIGSEIPLGPFENCVQMCAENPDCKTITGAWANGDVIGRNARCKLYSRTPEELGFTASTGGPGVFQPDCFECRPSE from the exons ATGGCGGCAAAGTTAATTCTGACGGCTTTCATAGCTGCACTTGGAGTCAATGGAAGCCCGTGTAAGCCGAATTCTTCGGCGTCTTTATCACCAGACTTCACTTCTCATGCTGTTCCTACGACAACCACCGACGACGACGTAAGTAATGGATCTGGGTTTCCAACTCAAAGTTTCGTTTACGAATTCACTTCCACTACCTTGGCTTCAACTCTGGCAACAGATGAGACAACATCTGTGACCCTTGAGGCATCTTCCTCAGACAAGTCCTCTCTAGAGACTTTAGCATCTGAGACAACATGGGATGGATCATCGGCTACCACAATTCCAACCTCTTTTACGACGACCGAATCGATTGTCGATGAATCAACTACCTTAGACAGCGCAGTTGTGACATCATGGTCGTCCGACTCAACAACTTCCTCCATTACAAGCACAACCACCACAGCAGAAGCACAAATTCCCATTGGCCTCTATAATGGCGGGTTCGAAGATGATCCGTCTCCTGATGCACTCCCTTGGGTCATAGGTAGAAGCGTCACGATTCCAAACGACCCTGGAAATGCTCGTTCAGGCAACCGTTACGC TCTTGTCAAATTCCCCATCACGGGTACCGGTCGTCCCATATATCCTTTGCAGCAAACCATTACCGGTCTCGACACCACGAAAACTTATATGTTGACTATTCATTGGGCCTTTACAGACTTTGGTACATTGTCAAACACGGCATGCGAATTCTGGACTTATTTCGGCCCACTCATTGAATACTACAGATTCAATGCTGCTGGCATGCCAACCAACGAATACTCCAGACGACAATACCTGTCGAGGGTATCCGACAGCGTCCGTATGATATTATACTGGCGCTGTACAAACTCAGTTCCGACCTCTCCATGGGTTGGTGCCGAGATACGTATCGACGATGTTGCTCTTGTCGAGTATGATCCCCCATGCACTCTTGTAAAGTCACCTCCTCAGGGTCTCACTTGCGGACAAATTGGGACATTCCCGACTTCCGCGAATTCCTACCTTATTGGCTCTGAAATCCCGTTGGGCCCTTTCGAGAATTGTGTCCAGATGTGTGCTGAAAACCCTGACTGCAAGACTATCACTGGGGCTTGGGCCAATGGAGATGTGATTGGGCGTAATGCACGCTGCAAGCTCTACTCCAGGACACCCGAGGAGCTCGGCTTCACTGCTTCAACGGGTGGCCCGGGTGTTTTTCAGCCAGATTGCTTTGAGTGTCGACCTTCGGAGTAG
- a CDS encoding hypothetical protein (SECRETED:SignalP(1-17)~TransMembrane:7 (n4-12c17/18o99-119i131-152o177-200i212-234o254-281i293-313o333-356i)), translating into MKWALPLLLAFVPWTLADFGNTTELLKTLPSCSSPCYEESFENSGCRTTDVACLCGGGQKTIKTAEGCAAEACNVKDSLTTLNMTYTYCDYPVRDKTPIFINVTIVLGVISGVSILLRLGTKYFLSNADYGLDDLFICLTLLIGMPSTAMNIHGTAGHGEGRDIWTLEFDQITKFGFYFWLLEVFYFAQVSFLKTSLLFFYLRIFPGKAQKLLWGTITFNTVYGIVFVFLAAFQCTPVNYFWLSWDGEHEGKCFNIASIGWANAAISIILDFWMLGIPMWYIRKLKLHWKKKIGVAAMFVVGTFITIVSIIRLQYIVHLGSSTNPTYDQTDVSIWSTVEINIGIICASMPALRVLLVRIFPALGGSSHDSSKYNNYGENYGRKSHVLSRSRAGRVELPSETGDSDHSPEHGGIEMHRTFQVQYSENDEQSLVDGPNKYNKTQVVSETRRSRDTSDNSI; encoded by the exons ATGAAGTGGGCTTTGCCTTTGTTGCTGGCCTTTGTGCCTTGGACTTTGGCAGATTTTGGGAATACAACCGAGTTGCTCAAGACTCTGCCTAGTTGCTCG TCTCCTTGTTACGAAGAATCTTTTGAAAACTCGGGATGTAGAACTACCGATGTAGCTTGCTTATGTGGAGGAGGACAGAAGACTATCAAAACGGCTGAAGGGTGTGCAGCTGAGGCTTGCAATGTCAAAGACAGTTTGA CCACTCTAAACATGACCTACACCTACTGCGATTATCCCGTCCGCGACAAGACACccatcttcatcaacgttacCATCGTCCTCGGTGTCATCTCCGGCGTTTCTATTCTCCTCCGTCTGGGCACAAAATACTTCCTCAGCAATGCTGACTATGGTCTCGATGATCTTTTCATTTGTCTTACACTTCTTATCGGAATGCCGTCAACTGCGATGAATATACATGGGACAGCAGGACACGGAGAGGGCCGTGATATCTGGACGCTCGAGTTTGACCAGATCACTAAATTCGGCTTCTACTTCTGGCTTCTCGAGGTATTCTACTTTGCTCAAGTCTCTTTCCTCAAGACATCGTTGTTGTTCTTTTATCTCCGCATCTTCCCTGGCAAAGCGCAGAAACTTCTTTGGGGAactattacttttaataccGTTTATGGTATTGTCTTTGTTTTCTTGGCTGCCTTTCAGTGCACGCCTGTTAATTATTTCTGGCTTAGCTGGGATGGCGAGCATGAAGGAAAATG TTTCAACATTGCATCCATCGGCTGGGCAAATGCGGCTATCAGTATCATCTTGGACTTTTGGATGCTGGGCATCCCGATGTGGTACATCCGTAAACTCAAGTTGcactggaagaagaagattggtGTTGCCGCCATGTTTGTCGTTGGAACTTT TATCACTATCGTGAGCATCATTCGCTTGCAATACATTGTCCACCTTGGATCTTCAACAAATCCAACCTACGACCAAACAGATGTGTCGATCTGGTCAACAGTAGAAATCAACATAGGCATCATATGTGCATCCATGCCCGCTCTTCGAGTCCTTCTCGTCCGCATCTTCCCCGCCCTGGGCGGATCCTCCCACGACTCAAGCAAATACAACAACTACGGCGAAAACTATGGTCGCAAGTCACACGTTCTAAGTCGTAGTCGGGCTGGTCGTGTCGAACTCCCTTCTGAGACAGGGGACTCGGACCACTCTCCTGAGCATGGAGGCATAGAGATGCACAGGACGTTTCAAGTGCAGTATAGTGAGAATGATGAGCAAAGCTTGGTCGATGGGCCGAACAAGTACAATAAGACACAGGTTGTATCGGAGACTAGGAGGTCACGCGATACTAGTGATAATTCAATCTAG